Genomic window (Melioribacteraceae bacterium):
TCCCATGTGTTTAATTCTGTTGTTACTCCAAGGTGAATAAACCAGTAGTATTGAAGAGCCTCCCACATTGTTCGGGGTGCGTTCTCCGGAACCCGGCTGCAAATCCCGGCCATAGTTTCAAGTTCAATTTTTCTTTGAGAATTCTTTTCAACTGAAGCAAGCTCATTTAACTTTTCACTGTAACGCTTGGCGTAAATAATTATCGATTCGGCGGCTATTTTCATTGCCTTAAGTTGTTCCCGTTTGTCAAGCGCTTCAACATCATTATGAAAATCCAATTTGCTGATTGCCGCTTCAATTTCGTTTAAGAAATCAAGCATTCCTTTTTTATAAATTTTATCATCGCCAACTGTATGCCCCGGCGCGCGCTGTTCCATAAACTCAGTAAAAATTCCCGCTTTATATGAAGCCCGCCATTCCTCATCAACTTCAGTAAGAATTTTTTCCCTAATACTTTTCCCATTCCAAAATGGAGCAACTTCATTTAAAATTATATCTCTTGTTTCTTGTGATGATTTAAACCAAACTTTTTCTCTGTTGTTAAGAATTTCCAAATCATCTTTAGAGTGAATGCACAATTCGGGATATGTAGGCGTAGCTTTGGGGGAGTTGCCTTTTTCTCCCACGATCAATTCGCCATCATTTATGCAGAGTTCTTTGTTTTCAAGGATATATTTAAATGCCAAAGCACGAGCAACTGGTATTGAATGTTTTTGTGCTTCGCCGCTTTTGTAAAATTCGGTAAGTAATTTTGCCCGCTCGTGAGACAATGTGGGAATAGCATTAAGTGATTGCTCTCTTAATCTTTTAATTCTCTCGTTCATTATTATCCTCCGATTTTAACCGGAATGTTTAGTTGTTCGAATCTACTTTTTAATTCTAACATAACTTCTTTTGTTGGTGCTTTAATTTGATTGATTTTATTTTCCTTGTTCATTCTCTCATATTTTTTAGTCGCTGAATTATGGTAGGGAAGAAGATCAATCTCACGGATATTTTTTAATCGGGAAATTAAATCAATCATTGAAGAAATATTTTTTCCTGTATCTGTAATCGAAGGAATAATTGGAATACGCAAAACAACTTTATTTCCTATTTCGGTAAGCAGTGTTAAATTATCATGAATTAGAGTGTTTGGAATACCGCAATAGTTAATGTGTTCTTGCTCATCAATTAACTTTAAATCGTATAAAAATAGGTCGATTAATTCATAGATTTTCTCGAAATCCACAAAGGGGGCATAGCCGGTCGTATCGATTGCTGTATTTATATCATTTTGTTTGCACGAATAGAGTAGAGAATATAGAAATTCTTTTTGAAGCATTGGTTCACCGCCAGAAATGGTTACACCTCCATTCGACTCTTCATAAAATGGAATATCTTTTTTTATTTCATTCATTATGTGGTCAACTGAGATTCTAGAACCGATTGTTTTACTAGAAGATGTTGAATTACTAAAATTCCACCGGAAGGTACATCCGTCTATTTCTTCGGGAAGTTCTCTTTGACTTTCGGGATTGTGGCACCACCAGCATGTTAAAGGGCACCCTTTAAAGAAAACCGTTGTTCTTATTCCCGGACCATCATTTACAGAGAATTTTTTTATATCAAAAATATAACCGTGAGTTTGCAAACAAATTCTGTTTTAGTTTGGCAATAAAATAATAGAAAGCCGGTTAAAAGGGAACGAAAGATTGAAATATTATGGTTATTATTATTGTTACAATAAATTGCCTGGTAA
Coding sequences:
- a CDS encoding glycyl-radical enzyme activating protein, producing the protein MQTHGYIFDIKKFSVNDGPGIRTTVFFKGCPLTCWWCHNPESQRELPEEIDGCTFRWNFSNSTSSSKTIGSRISVDHIMNEIKKDIPFYEESNGGVTISGGEPMLQKEFLYSLLYSCKQNDINTAIDTTGYAPFVDFEKIYELIDLFLYDLKLIDEQEHINYCGIPNTLIHDNLTLLTEIGNKVVLRIPIIPSITDTGKNISSMIDLISRLKNIREIDLLPYHNSATKKYERMNKENKINQIKAPTKEVMLELKSRFEQLNIPVKIGG